GCCGATCTTGAACGCAACGGTCAATTCGTTCAATATATACGCCGGTATCAGCACGTGCGACGGAACGTCCGCCAGCGTCTGCGGACGGTCGAGCCCGCCCATAGACATGAACAGGGTGATATAGTCGGTGTTCGTTCCCATTTGTTTGAACATGAAAATCCGCAGCGGCGCTTCCGCTTCGGTAAAGGCCGCTTCAATGCCGATTTCTCCGTCGGAAAGCGGTTTAAACGAATTATCGTAAATGTCGGTGAACGTCGGCCACATGATGAACAGCGTCATAAAAAACGCGATGCCGTTCAAAACGGCCGTCGGCGGCACTTGCTGAAGGGATAAAGCGCGTTTTATGAAATCAAGCACGATCGAAAACCGTAAAAAACAGGTCAGCAGAATCAGAATGCTCGGCGCGAGCGTCAAAATCGTCAGCAGCAACAGTAACTGCACCGAAAACGCGACTTCCTGTCCGGTCTGCGGAGAGCGGATATCGACGCTGATCGAGGGTATTTGCGTACCGGTTACCGTACCGTCCATTTCGGTCCGACCGGCCGCGGAACCTTGCGGAAACGTCTGCTGAGACATAACCGGCATACAGCACGCCGCGGCGAGCAGCGAGCACAAAATGATTTTGGGCAGCGTTTTCGAGGCGAACCGCTTCATTCCGCATCCTCCGGAAAGGAATCGGTCGTGTGCTGCAGCCGTTCGCGCTGCTGGCGGAGAATACGGCTTGCCTGTCCGGCGGAGTCCGCGAACGGCTTTTCGGCAGAAGACGCGGTGTCCGTACGGATTTTACCGCCCGACGCCGCGGCGTTTTTCGGCGTTCTGAACAGATCCAAAACGGACGCGAAATCTTTCGGCTTCGCACCGGCCGGTTCCGATTCGGCGTGCAGATTCATCGCGTCGACGAGTTCCTTGTCGTCTATTTCACCGATGAGATTTACGGCGGAATCGGTAACGCCGATCAGATATGCGTGCGAGTTCAGCGTAACGACGTACGCAAATTTACCGGGAGCAAGCGTCAGCGACGCGACTTTTTTAAGATACGGATCCGTTTTTTGAGCGGGGGTCATACCTTTTTTCAGAAGGAAAACGATACCGTAAATACAGGCGATAACCGCGGCGAGTACCAAAATCATCCTGACGAAAAGCCATACGGTGGACGGCTGCTTTACCGCGGCCGCGCCGGTATCGGGCGCCGCAGGAGTGATTACCAGCAGGGATTCCGCCTCTGAGCGCGGTACGGAAGTTTCATCGGCAGCGGAGCCGGTTCCGCCGTTTTCCACCGGAAGCACGACCCCTGTTTGCGCAGGCACACTTTGCGCGGCCGGCGTTTGTGCAAAACATAAAGCTGCGCTGCATAAAGCGGCGCACAGTACCAAAACGAATTTTGAAATCCTGAAAATTTTCCCACCCCCGTGAAAACGTACGCGTAATTACCGTCAGCCGGTAACGCGCTCGATCGGTGAAAGGATTTCGGTAACACGGACACCGAAATTTTCGTCGATAACGACGACTTCACCTTTTGCGATCGGTTTATGGTTGACCAAAATATCGACGGGTTCACCGGCAAGTTTATCAAGTTCGATAATCGTGCCTTCACCCATTCCGAGAATCTCTTTTATCTGCTTTTTGGTACGTCCCAGTTCTACGGTCATTTCCATGTATACGTCCATGATAAGACCGATATTGCCCTGTTCGGTAACACTCATGCCCGACTGCAGCCCGGGAAACTGCAGGGACTGCACGTTGGGTGCGTTCATTCCCATGGAAGCCGCGGAAAAACCGCCGTTCATGTTCATTCCCATATTGCCCATATTCATCATACCGGGATTGCCCATTTGCTGCGGCATTCCCATATTCATTCCCATACCCGGATTGCCCATTTGCTGCGGCATCCCCATGTTCATTCCCATACCGGACATATCCGCGGCACCGGCGGACATTCCACCCATACCGGCCGGCTGCTGAGCCGCAGCGGGCGCACCGCCGCCGAGTGCGGCGCTCATCTGTTCACCGACGCTGCCCGCCACTGCTTCCCACAAGGTGTACGCGCCGCCGTCGATCGTAACCGGATATGAAAACAGTACGAACGTATTCTGAGGAAAGCGAACCATCGCTTTAGGTCCGTTCACCGGTTCGCCCGGATTGCACGCAAGACCGGGAAATTTTCCCGTCTTCGTCAATTCGGTAATTTCAGCGCCGGTATGCTGGGACACGACTTCGCTGATAACGGACAGCGCCATGTCGTCGAGTTCCGCGTTTTCTTCTTTATTAATCAGATTCGTCAATTTCTGTGCGAAATCGGTCGAAAGCACGTACAAATGATCGCCGTGCAGTCCTTCCGAAAAATCAGCCATAACGGCGACGACGACTTCCGGCAGTTTTGACAAAAACTGATCACGGGTAAGCGTTTCCGCAACGGGTTTTCCCACGTCCACCTGAACACCGGTCATCGTTCCGACGTTCTGGGCAAGCGTATCTTTTATTTTTCCGGCGAACTGTTCCAGAACGCCCGTATCTATATGGACTGCAGGGGAAGGAGACGACGACCCCGAAGACGAAAGTCCGCCCATATCCACGCCTGCCAACAAAGCATCAATTTCATCTTGAGAAATGGCACCATCACTCATATGTTTCATCTCCTTCTACGGATAATTCTTCAAATTCTTCCAATTCGCCCTGAGTTATTTTACTCAGCACCTGCACCGCCATCTTCTTGCCGATAACGCCGGGCTGGCACAAAAACTTTTTCTTATTGCCGATGCTCAGCGTAATCGGATCGGTAATGCGTACATTAGATAATCGGACGATATCTCCCACTCGTAAAGCTAAAACATCTCGTATCGGCAAAGAAACCGAACCGATTTCCGCAACGACGTCCATATCGACGTCGGAAAGTTTTTCTTTCAGAACACCCAGATACTGCGTCGTCGAACTGCGCCGCACGGATGAAAACCAGAACTGCGACGACAGTTTTGAAATGATCGGTTCTATCGTAAGATACGGAATACAGAAGTTCATCATGCCTTCTTCTTCGCCGACTTTCGTTTCAAGCGTAACCAGTACGACCATTTCCGAAGGAGGTACGATCTGGGCAAACTGCGGATTCGTTTCTATCTGACCGAGCCGCGGCCGTAAATCGATAACCTGCGTCCACGCTTCGCGCATATTGGCCAGAATGCGGACGATAATGCCTTCCATAACGGACTGCTCGATATCGGTCAGATCGCGCTGGACTTTCGCCCCCTGCCCGGTACCGCCGAACAGTCGGTCTATCATTGAAAACGTTATGGCCGGATCGATTTCAAGAATCGCGTTTCCTTTCAGCGGATCCATATTGATGACGGCGAGCGTCGTCGGCGTCGGAATGGAACGGATAAATTCCTCATAGGTAAGCTGATCTACGGATGCGACGTGAACGTGCACCATGCTGCGCAATTGGGCGGAAAGGCTCGTCGTCGTCAAACGGGCGAACGTTTCGTGCATGATGGAAACGGTACGTATCTGTTCTTTTGAAAATTTGTCGGGACGTTTGAAATCGTAAATTTTTATTTTACGCGTATCGTTTACCGGTTTAAAATCTTCAGGTTCAGTATTACCGGAACTGATAGCAGTGAGGAGCTGATCTATTTCGTCCTGCGACAGAACTTCATTCATATGTCAATCCCCTAATTCACGAAAGGCTGCGTTTTGTTTGCTTCTGTCGGCGACAGAACTTCATTCATATGTCGATCCCCTAATTCACGAAAGGCTGCGTTTTGTCTGCCGCGGGCGGCGGCAGCGCCTACGCACGCTACTGTTCTATAATTTCAAGACTCAAAAAGCGCACGTCTTTTATTTTGGACGAGCTTAAAATATCGTCGTTGATTGCGTTTCTGATTTCGATCCGCAGTTTATCTTCATTTTGAGGACGAAGTTCGCTTATTTTCTTTTCCGTAAAATACCGGCGCAAAAAGTCCTTGATCTCTATCTGACGCGCGGTAATTTCCGTTGAAGTCGCCTTATCGTCTTTTTTGTAGCCCAAAACGACTTCCACAACGACGCTTGCGGGAATGGAGTCGCTCGTTTTCGTACGGATGGATCCGATCGAACTGTACCAGTCCAAAATTTCCCGTTTGCCGACGTAATCCTGCGATACGGGAATGGCCGCCTGCTGGGCCGAATTGCCGCCCATAATTTTCATGGTAATTACCACGACCGTAACGATGAGAATGATCGCACCTAAAACAATGGCGACCCATTTCAGAAGAGCAGGAAACAGTCCGCCTATACCGCGTTTTTTCTCCGCAGCACCGCCTGATTCTCCGTTGTCGTCCAAACCTAAATCGTCATCAGCCATACAAAACCTTCCTCTATCATATCATTCTATCATTAAAAATGACCTTCGTCCAGAATAATTATATCCACGCGGCGGTTATACGCCCTGCCCTCCGCCGTATCGTTTGAAAACTTGGGGCGAGTGTCGGCGTAGCCGGCCACGGAAAACTGAGCTTCGTTTACCCCGAAGTCGGACAAATAATGCAGCACGTTTACCGCACGCGCGGCGGATAATTCCCAGTTACTGGGAAAATCCTTACTTGCAACCGGCGTTCCGTCGGTGTGCCCTTCGATACGGAAGCGCCGCCCGGACAACTCTTTTGAAGACAGAAATTGCGCCAGCCGCAGAACGGTGGCCCGCGTTTCTTCTATATTAAGTGCGGCGCTGCCCGGCGCAAAAAACGAATCCGACGCGAGCGTGATCACCAGCCCCCGTTCGTCGCTCGACAACGTAATTTTATTCGATTTTACGTCCGGCGCGAACAAACTGACCGCACGCTTTACCGAAAGTCCGAGCGATTTGCCTTTTTCAAGCGAGGGCAGACTGTTTATCGTGTTTCCCAAATCCGCAAGCCGTCCCGCCGCAAGCGACTGACCGCCGGCCGTCGGATCGCCCTGCAAAGAAGCGGTCAGCGCCGCCATCTGCACCGCGTCGACTTCGGTCGGATTATACAACATGACGAAGAAACAGAGCATCAGCGTGATCATGTCGCCGTACGTTCCCATCCATGCGGTTGAGGGCTTTTCAGGTTCTTTTCTTCCCATCAGTAACTCCGTTTAGTCTTTCAAAACGTCCGATTCTATTGCTTTTCTGGATTTAGGATCCAGATACGTCAACAGTTTCATGGCGAGAATACGGGGGTTGTCTCCGGCCTGAATGGACAGGACGCCTTCTACTATCATTTCTTTTGTCCGCATTTCAACGTTGTTCTGCCCGATCAGTTTCTGCGCCATAGGAGCCAAAATCCAGTTTGCCATCATGGAGCCGTACAGCGTGGTGATAAGCGCGACGGCCATATTCGGACCGAGCGACGACTTGTCTTCCAAGTTGTTCAACATACCGATCAAACCCAGAACGGTACCCATCATTCCGAATCCGGGTGCGAAGCCTGCCCACTGGTTCATGATATTGATGTACACCATATGACGCGCTTCAACCTGACTCATTTCGCTTTCAAGAATCGTCCTGATAACCGCGCCGTCGGTACCGTCTACAACCAGACGCAGTCCCGTTTTCATAAAAGCGTCGTCCAGATCTTCAAGCCCCTCTTCGAGCGCAAGAATACCTTCGCGGCGCGCCTTTTCGGAAAGGGCGACCATATTCTGCACCAAAACCTTTTCACCGAAGTCGGGAATTTTGAACGTTTTTCCGATAATGGCAAACATCGTCGTAACCTGTTTTAACGGAGCAACGATAAGCAAAGCGCAGAACGAACCGCCGATCGTCATGAACACCGAGGGAATATCGATAATTCCCATAAGCGTACCGCCTGAGGTAAGAACGGACATGACGATACACGCCGCTCCGCCGATCAAACCGATTATTGTTGCTATATCCATTCAGAAACTCCTATATCCGTTTACTCTTCGTTCTTTAAAGCACCGATCCGGCGCCTGTATTCGATAATTTTTTCAATAATGTCTTCCGGGGGATTTTTTACGACGACGTGTTTGCCCGAAAGCATGGTCAGCGTAACGTCGGGATTGCATTCTATCGATTCGATCTGATGCGGATTGATCCAGTATTTTTTTCCGTCAAGACGCAATACTTCTATCATACTTTATTGTGTACGCTTACGGCATTACCGTCAAGTAGGCAAGCGCCGCGCCGCAATGACCTCCCTCAAAAAAAATACGTATCCATTCTATTACAATATCGGAATTATGGGAATGAAGCTGAGAAAAAAAACGCCGCCGCCGGCGTTTTTTTACACGGTTTCGGCAACGGGCCGCTCGTCCAACAACTCGGCCGGCAACTAAACCGAAAACAGGCCGCTCGGCCGGGCGCATAAAAAAGGATCGACCGCGAAGCGTTCCGCTCCGTTTCGGTCGATCCACTTTACACTTCCGCGTGCCGGCTGCTGCCGCGCGGACGGTTAGCGATTATCGGTTCCGGTTACCCATTGCCGGTTACCGCTTCAAGTTCATCACCGTATCAAGCAGCGTGTCTGCCGTCTGAATCGTTTTGGAACTCGCCTGAAAACCGCGCTGCGTTACGATCATATCGGTAAACTGTTCGGTCAAGTCGACGTTCGACATTTCAAGCGAGCCTGCCAGCATGGAACCTTTGCCTGCGATACCGGACGTACCGATGTTCGCCAGTCCCGAGTTGTTCGACTGCACGTACGTATTGTCGCCGGCTTTTTCAAGACCGCCCTGGTTGCTGAACGTGGCGAGCGCAATCTGACCGAGCACGCGGTTGGTACCGTTGGAATACACGCCGGTAATGATGCCGCTCGAATCTATCTTGAAGTTGTCCAAATACCCCATCGTGTAGCCGTCCTGATAATACGCCTTCGTCGAACTTTGCGACGCGCTCTGGGTTATCGTATGCTGCTGACTGCCGATCGTGCCCAGATTGATGTTCATGGTCTGACGGTACGGATTTCCGTCCGCGTCGGGATTGGAATCGGTTACCGTAAAAGACGTCTGCAAGACGATCTGTCCGGTGGGATTCGTAACGTTGCCCGCGCTGTCCGTTACGGACTGGAGCGAACCGGTATTGTCGAAATTGACGAGGAACGTGTTCGCGACACCGTCCGTCGTTCCCAAACCGACGCGCGTCTGCGTAACGTCGGCATTGTCAGGATCGATCAGAACGGTTGCCTGCCACTGGTTCGGATTACCCGGTACGCGGGCAAACGCGACGGACAACATGTGTTCGTTGCCGAAGCTGTCGTACACTTTCTGTTCCGTGGACCAAGTGCCTTTCATGATATCCGATTCGCTCGCGCCTTCAAGAATTTCAGGCGTGTTTTTGTTCAGGTTGCAGGCAAAATTGACGTTCTGCGTCGCTTTCGCAGGATCTTTGGAACCGACCGGAATAATCAAGTCTTCGGGTGAGCCGGCCGTATTCAGGATCATTTCACCGTTCGCTTCCTGAGCCATCCAGCCCTGAACGCGCAGTCCGTTCGCCGGATTGACGAGCGTACCGTCGCTGTCGAGTCCGAACGCTCCGGCGCGGGTATAAAACGTTTCTTCGCCGTTTTTCAGTACGAAAAATCCGTTTCCCTGAATAGCCACGTCGGTCGCAACTCCGGTGGACTGCAGGTTTCCCTGCGTAAAAACGGTGTCGATGCTGGCGACCATAACGCCCAGACCGACTTCTTTAGGATTAACACCGCCGACTTCGGTTGTCGGTTTTGCAGCGCCCGAAAGCTGCTGTGAAATCATATCCTGAAAATTGACGCGGCCGCGTTTGAATCCGGTCGTGTTGACGTTGGCGACGTTGTTGCCGATAACGTCAAGACGCGTCTGGTGGTTCTGCATACCGGATACACCGGAATAAAGTGATCTCATCATATAGCTACCCTCTTAGTTACCATATACGGCGTTAATCTGATCCATGCTGTACAGCATTCCGTTTACTTTTATCTGCGGAGCGGCTCCGCGCGTTACCGATTCCACGACGCCGCTCACCGCCGCGTCGCCGGCGTTCAGCTCGACGTTTTTTCCCAGCAGGGACACCGCTTCGTTCGAGTTGAGCATATTAGCCAGTTTCGTAAACTCGCTGCTCATGTTCGTCATCTGCTCCAGTGAAGAAAACTGCGCCATCTGAGCGATGAACTCGGTGTTCTCCATGGGACTGGTCGGATCCTGATTGGAAAGCTGCGTTAGCAACAGTTTGAGAAAATCATCCTTGCCCAATTGCTGACTTGCAGTACGTCCGTTTACGGCAAGAGTTTTGTTGAATGAATCGACCGCAGTTTTCGCCTGCAGTTGATCCGCCGTACTCATGACAGCTTTAAATTCCATGAATCAGTACTCCTCTCAGATCTGAAAAATATGTCGGGAACCGTATGTACGCAAACGGTTCCCCGGTTTCAAGCCATTATATTAACGGCAATTTGCGCCGAATCTGAATACATTTTTTGAGTAAAAAATTCGGCTTCCGCATAATCGCCATCATCTACCATATCGGCGTACGAAGTGTGTTTGAACAGCATTTCGGCAGCGGCAGTCTGTTGCTGCGCGTCGTGCTGCGAACCGCTTCCCGTATCGCCGCCGCTCCAGGACAAATCGAATCCGGCAGTTTCAAAACCGCTTGCGTTGAACGCCTGTTTTATGGAATCGATATTGTTTTTGAACGCGTTGTACGCGTCTTCCGACGCGACGGTTATATGTCCTGAAATCAGTTTGTCGTGCAGGTTCAAGCTGATTTTAACGTTGCCCAATTCTTCGGGATGCAGAATCAAATTAATCGTACCCGCGTTGCCGTCGCGCAGAACGATCGAGCCCGTTTTGACGAATTCAGCGGCGTTGCTTTGCAGTTCCGACGACAGCAAAGACGCAAACCGTGATTCTCCCGGCTTGGAAGCGGCTGAAGCCGTACCGGCCTGCGCGCCGGAATCTCCGGCAAGGTTCATCGTAATATCGGCAGAACCGTCGCCGTACGAAACGGACGTGACGAACTTCGATTCGCGCAGTCCGGCTTCGGTAACGCCGCCGTCGGCGGCCGACCGCGCGTCGGTAACGTGAATTTTTTCATCAAGCGCGGTTCCCGTTGAAAGTTTTATATTTTTGCGGCCGCCTTCGGCTTCCGCTCCGTCCGCACTGAACGGAAGCGCCGACGCGGCGGTTTCCGGCTGCAGCGCGCCGCTTCCGGCTGCCTGCAGCAGCGGGTCGCCGGACTGCGCGGACGTATCGCGTTTATGCGTTTTTTTGTCCAGAGGGTGTTCCGCGTCAACCGAATCTGCGGCGGCTTCCGTAAGTATATCCGCATCCGCTTGTGCGGAAATCGCCGCAGACAGAACGGAATCTTCTGCAGCCGCTTCCGCATCGACAGCCGGCGCCGGAACGGCAAGTTCGGAAAGCGCCGCGCCGGTTTTGTCCGTATCCGCTGCGCCGTCCGCAGCCATTGCCGCTTTCAAATCTGCCCGAATCTCACTGCCGACCGGTTTCTTTCCGTCAAGGTTTACCGCACGTACTGCGGAATTCTCCGACTTCGAGTCGGCATCTGCGGCGGCGGGTTCCGATTCCGCAGACGATTCGGCGGCGGAACTGATGCGTTCGCCGTCCGTATTCGTACCGGAGGTATCTTTTAAGGCCTTTTCCAATTGTTCTTCAAACGATACGCCGCCCGTTTCTTTCGGACGCTGGCTTTGAGCTGAAGCAGTCGAGAGCGTTTCCGATCCCGGCTTATCAAGCTGAATATGTACTGTCTGCATCGGCATATCTCCTACAGTGTAATCATCGACTGATTCGGCACGGTTGTTAAATGATTTTTTTCGGAAAACGCCGATCATCGATTCGGCACGCAAAACCGGCCGGCACCGCAATAGTTACTTCACAAAGTGGAATTTTTAGAGTAGAATAGACACTATGTCAAAGCAAAAGATTCCGGCGACACCGTCCATCAGACGGCTGCCATCATATTTGCACATTATCAGACAAGCCCGGAACGAAGGGTATGAGTTCATTTCGGGAACGGTTATCGCGCAAGAACTGCATCTGGAACCGATTCAGGTACGTAAAGATCTGGCTATAACCGGTATTATCGGCAAACCGAAACGCGGCTATCCGGTTGCGCCGCTGATTACCGCAATAGAACATTTTTTGGGTTGGGATACGTCGAAAAACGCGGTATTGATAGGCGCCGGCAATTTGGCGACGGCTCTGACCGGATATCAGGAATTCCAATATCACGGACTGAACTTCGTCGCGGCGTTCGACAAGAGTCCGGCGAAAATCGGCACGAAAATTCACGGCGTGCCGGTGTTTTCAATAGATACGCTGCCCGTTCAAATCAGAAACCTCGACGCGACGATCGCCGTTTTGACGGTGCCGTCGCAAAACGCCCAGGAAACGGCGGACATAATCGTTGCGGCAGGCATAAAAGCGATTTGGAATTTTACGAACGTAAAACTGAAACTGCCGGAAGACATCGTCTGCCAGCGTGAAGATCTTACCTCGGGCTACGCCATGCTGTGCGTAATGATGGACGCCGTCCGCCCGAAGCCGGTAAAAGAGTAATTATGAGCGACGAATCGGAAACGACCAAAAACGCGTATCAGGCGCAGCTGTTTGCGAATCGGCTGAGCAAACGGTATAAGCATTTGCGAAAATGGGCGAAGCGCGAGCGAATCAGCTGCTACCGTCTGTACGACCGGGACATTCCCGAAATTCCGCTGGCCGCGGATCTGTACGAAGCGCTGCCGCCCGAGGTGTGTACCGCCGCGCAGGCCGTACGATTCGTAACCGGAGACGCCGCGAACGCGGAAAACCCGAATCGATATCTGCACCTGTTTCTCTACGAGCGGCCGTATGAAAAATCGGAAGCAAGTGAAAGCGCGTGGCTCGACGCGATGGCGGACGCGGCGGCTTCGGTGCTCGGTCTTGCACGGAACCGGATTATCGTCAAAACGAGGAGACGGCAGCGCGGCACCGATTCGCAATATGAAAAACGTGAAGCGGAAACGAGCGTAACGGGCACCGTTCTGGAACAGGGGCAGCTTTTTTACGTAAACCTGACCGATTATCTCGATACGGGGCTGTTCTTCGACCACCGGCCGCTGCGCAAAACGGTGCGCGACACGGCGGACGGCAAGCGGGTGCTCAATCTGTTCTGCTATACCGGCTCTTTTTCCGTGTACGCGGCGCAGGGAGGAGCGGCTTCGGTGGATTCCGTCGACCTTTCAAACACGTACCTCGGCTGGGCGCGGCGGAATATGGAACTGAACGAATTTACCGACCAGGCGCGCTACCGGTTCGTCAGAGCCGACGCGGCGTCCTTTTTGAAGACGGCGAAAGAAAAGTGGGACATCATTATCCTCGATCCGCCGACGTTTTCAAATTCCAAAAAAACCGAAACGGAACTCGACGTAAACCGGGACTGGGCGGCGCTGGCAACGGATTGTCTGAATTTGCTGAGCGGCGGCGGCGTATTGTATTTTTCGACGAACAGCCGGAAACTGGTCTTCGACGCGGCGGCGCTCCCGTCCGTAACCGAACAGCGTAAAATAATCCAAATCACGGATATCACCGAGCAAACGATTCCGGAAGATTACCGCAATACGAAAATTCACCGGTGCTGGAAACTCGCGATCGGCCGGTAAAAGATTCGCTTTTATTTACACGCAAAGTATTCTGTTGTATAGTACGGTATGGACATCTCAAACAAACAGCCCGTGCCGTTGTGCGCCGGCGTGCACGTGATCACCGGCGTTACCAATATCGGCGTTATCGCCGATTATCCGGCGGAACCGGCCGACGGCGGAAAATCAGCGGCTGTTCCCGATTTATATCTGATAGACAGCGGCGCGGACGGCGACGCGGCGAAAAAAATATATAAAACGCTTGAATCGCTCTATCCCGAAGGGTTTACGCTGAAAGCCGTGATTTGCACGCATTCAAACGCCGACCATATCGGCGGCAACGACTGGTTTCAAAAGCACACCGGCTGCGGCGTCTGGGCGAGTTTGGGCGAACGCGGTTCCATCGAGCATACCGTTATTGAAGCGGCAATTATCTGGGGCGGTTATCCGTTTGCGGAAATTACCGGCAAACGGTACGTGGCCCGGCCGTCGCGGGTAACGCGCGTTATCGGCTGCGGTGAAACGGTGCGGCTTGCAGGCGGCGCGGAAATTTCGTTTATTTCCCTGCCCGGCCACTATCTTGACATGATAGGCGTTTTATACACCGCAGGTGCGCCGATTACCGGAGCGCAGACGGATAACGAGCCGCCGCGCCGGGTTCTGTTTTTGGGCGACTGCATATTCGGCCGCCACGTGATAAAAAAATACTGGATACCGTTTTTGTTCGACGTCGGACAGTTCAAACGGACGCTGGATACGATTAAAACCGTTCCCGCCGATGCGTACGTTCCCAGCCACGGAGACGTTCTCGATTCGGCCGATTCGCTGGAAGCGCTTGCGGAACTGAATATGATCGCCATCATGGAAACCGAAGTGAGTATTCTTGCGGTTTTGAAAGAAGAAAAAACGGCCGAAGAACTGCTGCAGGCGGTAGCCGATTTAAACCGAATCGAACTGGCCGACGGGCAGTACGTTCTGATAGGCTGTACGCTGCGTTCGTATCTGTCGTATTTGCACGGTCAGAAAAAAATCGGCCATTACATTCGCGGTAACAAAATGTACTGGAAGCGGCTCGAATCAAACGGGTCTGAAAACGACTAGCCCGGATGCGCAGGGCGGAACCCGGTAAAAAAGCCCCGCGCGGGCTTTTTTACGGAGGCGAGAGCCGAACCCCGGAGCAAGCCGGTCAGCGGTACGGTGTGCTCCGCAGGAACCGTCCATCGGTATCTTGCATAATA
This sequence is a window from Treponema brennaborense DSM 12168. Protein-coding genes within it:
- a CDS encoding MBL fold metallo-hydrolase codes for the protein MDISNKQPVPLCAGVHVITGVTNIGVIADYPAEPADGGKSAAVPDLYLIDSGADGDAAKKIYKTLESLYPEGFTLKAVICTHSNADHIGGNDWFQKHTGCGVWASLGERGSIEHTVIEAAIIWGGYPFAEITGKRYVARPSRVTRVIGCGETVRLAGGAEISFISLPGHYLDMIGVLYTAGAPITGAQTDNEPPRRVLFLGDCIFGRHVIKKYWIPFLFDVGQFKRTLDTIKTVPADAYVPSHGDVLDSADSLEALAELNMIAIMETEVSILAVLKEEKTAEELLQAVADLNRIELADGQYVLIGCTLRSYLSYLHGQKKIGHYIRGNKMYWKRLESNGSEND
- a CDS encoding redox-sensing transcriptional repressor Rex, producing MSKQKIPATPSIRRLPSYLHIIRQARNEGYEFISGTVIAQELHLEPIQVRKDLAITGIIGKPKRGYPVAPLITAIEHFLGWDTSKNAVLIGAGNLATALTGYQEFQYHGLNFVAAFDKSPAKIGTKIHGVPVFSIDTLPVQIRNLDATIAVLTVPSQNAQETADIIVAAGIKAIWNFTNVKLKLPEDIVCQREDLTSGYAMLCVMMDAVRPKPVKE
- a CDS encoding flagellar hook-length control protein FliK, which encodes MQTVHIQLDKPGSETLSTASAQSQRPKETGGVSFEEQLEKALKDTSGTNTDGERISSAAESSAESEPAAADADSKSENSAVRAVNLDGKKPVGSEIRADLKAAMAADGAADTDKTGAALSELAVPAPAVDAEAAAEDSVLSAAISAQADADILTEAAADSVDAEHPLDKKTHKRDTSAQSGDPLLQAAGSGALQPETAASALPFSADGAEAEGGRKNIKLSTGTALDEKIHVTDARSAADGGVTEAGLRESKFVTSVSYGDGSADITMNLAGDSGAQAGTASAASKPGESRFASLLSSELQSNAAEFVKTGSIVLRDGNAGTINLILHPEELGNVKISLNLHDKLISGHITVASEDAYNAFKNNIDSIKQAFNASGFETAGFDLSWSGGDTGSGSQHDAQQQTAAAEMLFKHTSYADMVDDGDYAEAEFFTQKMYSDSAQIAVNIMA
- the flgD gene encoding flagellar hook assembly protein FlgD, translating into MEFKAVMSTADQLQAKTAVDSFNKTLAVNGRTASQQLGKDDFLKLLLTQLSNQDPTSPMENTEFIAQMAQFSSLEQMTNMSSEFTKLANMLNSNEAVSLLGKNVELNAGDAAVSGVVESVTRGAAPQIKVNGMLYSMDQINAVYGN
- a CDS encoding class I SAM-dependent methyltransferase gives rise to the protein MSDESETTKNAYQAQLFANRLSKRYKHLRKWAKRERISCYRLYDRDIPEIPLAADLYEALPPEVCTAAQAVRFVTGDAANAENPNRYLHLFLYERPYEKSEASESAWLDAMADAAASVLGLARNRIIVKTRRRQRGTDSQYEKREAETSVTGTVLEQGQLFYVNLTDYLDTGLFFDHRPLRKTVRDTADGKRVLNLFCYTGSFSVYAAQGGAASVDSVDLSNTYLGWARRNMELNEFTDQARYRFVRADAASFLKTAKEKWDIIILDPPTFSNSKKTETELDVNRDWAALATDCLNLLSGGGVLYFSTNSRKLVFDAAALPSVTEQRKIIQITDITEQTIPEDYRNTKIHRCWKLAIGR